A DNA window from Hydrogenophaga taeniospiralis contains the following coding sequences:
- a CDS encoding SDR family oxidoreductase: MTYQIDLSGRVALITGASGGLGEQFAKTLAHAGAAVVLAGRRTDRLMALRAHIEAEGGDAHVVALDVTDIASIKAAIAHAETEVGAIDILINNSGVSTTQRLQDVREEDYDFVFDTNTKGAFFVAQEVGKRMLARANGAAPGTYVGGRIVNIASMAGLKVLPQIGVYCMSKASVVHMTKAMAMEWGRFGINVNAICPGYIDTEINHHHWQTEQGQKLINMLPRKRVGQPADLDAVLMMLCANESHFINGAVIAADDGFGV, from the coding sequence GTGACCTACCAGATCGATTTGTCGGGCCGAGTGGCCCTCATCACCGGCGCGTCGGGTGGACTGGGCGAGCAGTTCGCCAAGACGCTGGCCCACGCGGGCGCGGCCGTGGTGCTGGCCGGCCGCCGCACCGACCGCCTCATGGCGCTGCGTGCGCACATCGAGGCCGAGGGCGGCGACGCCCATGTGGTGGCGCTGGACGTGACCGACATCGCGTCCATCAAGGCGGCGATCGCGCACGCGGAAACCGAAGTCGGCGCCATCGACATCCTGATCAACAACTCGGGCGTGAGCACCACGCAGCGTCTGCAGGACGTGCGCGAGGAAGACTACGACTTCGTCTTCGACACCAACACCAAGGGCGCCTTCTTCGTGGCGCAGGAAGTGGGCAAGCGCATGCTGGCGCGCGCCAACGGCGCGGCACCCGGTACCTATGTGGGCGGGCGCATTGTCAACATCGCGTCGATGGCCGGGCTCAAGGTGCTGCCGCAGATCGGCGTGTACTGCATGAGTAAGGCCTCCGTGGTGCACATGACCAAGGCGATGGCCATGGAGTGGGGGCGTTTCGGCATCAACGTGAACGCGATCTGCCCGGGTTACATCGACACCGAGATCAACCACCACCACTGGCAGACCGAACAGGGCCAGAAGCTCATCAACATGCTGCCGCGCAAACGCGTGGGCCAGCCCGCCGATCTGGATGCGGTGCTGATGATGCTGTGCGCCAACGAGAGCCATTTTATCAACGGCGCGGTGATCGCGGCGGACGACGGCTTTGGGGTCTGA